In one window of Kribbella amoyensis DNA:
- a CDS encoding FadR/GntR family transcriptional regulator, with amino-acid sequence MPEQPATDPSFRRLRPSAPVHRTVQEEIRSYVLTNKLQPGDPLKPEAELARQFGVSRSSVREAVKALESTGVLEIRKGSGTYVRDFSFAPLFDHLPYGLMVGTRVLRDLLVLRKALESAMADDAMAALRPETVDELRRVLAEMGERAARGEGYAVQDREFHRLLFVDLDNEMLLHLFDLFWQAFHRSSEAIPDHDLLAGYRSHEEIFDAMLSGDTERARDAIRRHYVDIEERLEA; translated from the coding sequence CTGCGACCGATCCGTCGTTCCGGCGGCTGCGGCCGTCCGCGCCGGTGCATCGGACCGTGCAGGAGGAGATCCGCAGCTACGTCCTCACCAACAAGCTGCAACCGGGGGACCCGCTCAAGCCGGAGGCCGAGCTGGCCCGGCAGTTCGGGGTCAGCCGCAGCTCGGTCCGCGAGGCCGTGAAGGCGCTGGAGTCGACCGGGGTGCTGGAGATCCGCAAGGGCAGCGGTACGTACGTCCGGGACTTCTCGTTCGCGCCGCTGTTCGACCACCTGCCGTACGGGCTGATGGTCGGGACCCGCGTCCTGCGTGATCTCCTCGTCCTGCGGAAGGCGCTGGAGTCGGCCATGGCCGACGACGCGATGGCCGCGCTGCGACCGGAGACGGTCGACGAGCTGCGCCGGGTGCTGGCCGAGATGGGGGAGCGGGCCGCCCGCGGCGAGGGGTACGCCGTGCAGGACCGGGAGTTCCACCGGCTGCTCTTCGTCGACCTCGACAACGAGATGCTGCTGCACCTGTTCGACCTGTTCTGGCAGGCCTTCCACCGCAGCTCCGAGGCGATCCCCGATCACGATCTGCTGGCCGGGTACCGCAGCCACGAGGAGATCTTCGACGCGATGCTCAGTGGCGACACCGAGCGCGCGCGGGACGCCATCCGGCGGCACTACGTCGACATCGAAGAAAGGCTCGAAGCGTGA